One Homo sapiens chromosome 3, GRCh38.p14 Primary Assembly genomic window carries:
- the GMNC gene encoding geminin coiled-coil domain-containing protein 1 has product MNTILPCQDQYFVGGQSYNCPYSTTTSESSVDVSTETWVSFWAAGLLDNRELQQAPQAQESFSDSNFPLPDLCSWEEAQLSSQLYRNKQLQDTLVQKEEELARLHEENNHLRQYLNSALVKCLEEKAKKLLSSDEFSKAYGKFRKGKRKSKEQRYSPAEIPHPKNAKRNLSSEFANCEEQAGPPVDPWVLQTLGLKDLDTIDDTSSANYSALASHPRRVASTFSQFPDDAVDYKNIPREDMPIDYRGDRTTPLHSTATHGEDFHILSQLSNPPVGLKTLPYYTAHVSPNKTEMAFSTSLSPHCNVKTHSFHQGQAFVRRDEEGGWKFTWVPKQS; this is encoded by the exons ATG AACACCATTCTGCCTTGCCAAGACCAGTACTTTGTAGGAGGCCAGAGCTATAATTGCCCGTATTCCACTACAACGTCAGAATCTAGTGTTGACGTTTCCACGGAGACTTGGGTCTCTTTCTGGGCTGCTGGtctcctggacaacagagagctCCAACAAGCACCACAGGCACAGG AATCATTCAGTGACTCAAATTTTCCTCTTCCGGACTTGTGCTCATGGGAAGAGGCTCAGCTTTCCTCTCAGCTCTACAGAAATAAGCAG CTGCAAGATACCCTGGTGCAGAAGGAAGAAGAACTCGCCAGGTTACACGAAGAGAATAATCACCTCAGACAATACCTGAATTCTGCTTTGGTTAAATGTCTTGAAGAAAAGGCCAAG AAATTGCTCTCATCTGATGAGTTCTCCAAAGCATATGGAAAATtcaggaaggggaagagaaaatcCAAAGAGCAAAGATACTCTCCTGCTGAGATTCCCCATCccaaaaatgccaaaagaaacCTCTCTAGTGAATTTGCTAACTGTGAAGAACAAGCTGGGCCCCCTGTGGATCCCTGGGTCCTTCAAACACTTGGGTTAAAAGACCTTGACACTATCGATGACACCTCATCAGCTAACTACAGTGCCCTCGCATCTCATCCCAGAAGAGTCGCCAGCACATTTTCCCAGTTTCCGGATGATGCAGTTGATTATAAAAATATCCCCAGAGAGGATATGCCAATTGACTATAGAGGTGACAGAACAACCCCCTTGCACAGCACTGCCACTCATGGAGAAGATTTCCACATCCTTTCTCAACTTTCAAATCCCCCAGTGGGGCTGAAAACTCTTCCTTACTATACTGCTCATGTGTCACCCAACAAGACAGAGATGGCATTTTCCACATCCCTGAGCCCTCATTGTAATGTGAAAACTCATTCCTTCCACCAGGGACAAGCCTTTGTGCGTCGAGATGAGGAGGGAGGCTGGAAGTTTACCTGGGTCCCTAAGCAGTCTTAG